The sequence ATGCTGCCGAAGAAGGGCGGCACGTTCATACAGATGGAGGACGAGCTCGCGAGCGTATCCTCGATAATCGGGGCGTCATGGGCCGGAGCACGTTCGATGACTGCGACAAGCGGGCCTGGATTTTCGCTCATGATGGAGAACATCGGCTATGCGGTCATGACCGAGACCCCGCTTGTAATCGTAGATATACAGAGGGGCGGGCCCTCCACCGGACAGCCTACGATGGCGGCCCAGGGCGATATGATGCAGTGCCGGTTCGGCTCGCACGGGGATTACGGCACAATTGCTCTCGTCCCCTCGACCGTCCAGGAGATGTTCGACCTGACTGTAAAGGCGTTCAACCTCGCCGACAGGTTCAGGTGCCCTGTCTTCGTGATGTCGGATGAGATCATCGGGCACATGAGAGAGAAGATCACGATCCCGGAGGAGGTTGAGATAAAGCCCCGGAAGATGCTGAAGGAAGGCATGCTCCCGTTCGAGCCCGAAGCGGACATGATCCCTGGCTTCCCTGTCTTCGGGAAAGGTCACAGGGTGCATGTCACCGGACTCACCCACGACGAGAGGGGCTACCCGCAGACGACGAACTGCGAGCTTCACAGCGAACTCGTCCAGAGACTCGTGAACAAGGTCGAGTCGAAGAGGCACGAGATCGCCGACTACGACGT comes from Methanolacinia paynteri and encodes:
- a CDS encoding 2-oxoacid:acceptor oxidoreductase subunit alpha; this encodes MSRIEFMQGNIACAEGALAAGCSFFGGYPITPSTEIAEHMAKMLPKKGGTFIQMEDELASVSSIIGASWAGARSMTATSGPGFSLMMENIGYAVMTETPLVIVDIQRGGPSTGQPTMAAQGDMMQCRFGSHGDYGTIALVPSTVQEMFDLTVKAFNLADRFRCPVFVMSDEIIGHMREKITIPEEVEIKPRKMLKEGMLPFEPEADMIPGFPVFGKGHRVHVTGLTHDERGYPQTTNCELHSELVQRLVNKVESKRHEIADYDVINPDAEVVFITYGPPGRAVRQLMHDHPDMEIGHLNIRIVWPFPEESLKKFPNASKFIVPELNMGQIAREIQRHTNVEVESIPKLGGEMHTPEELFASMGGDS